Part of the Imperialibacter roseus genome, TCAGCAATTTTCCAGTGCATTGTGGGTGAATTCCATAACCCGATAGAAAAGATCATCCTGACAGCTTCAGGTGGGCCTTTCCGTGGAAAAACAAGAAGTGAGCTGCTGAAGGTGACCAAAGAAATGGCGCTGAAGCACCCCAATTGGGACATGGGGGCCAAAATCACCATTGACTCAGCTTCATTGATGAACAAGGGGCTTGAAGTGATAGAAGCACGGTGGTTATTTGGCATTCCAGCCGACAAAATTGATGTGGTAGTTCATCCTCAATCTATCGTACACTCGATGGTGCAATTTGAAGATGGCTCCATAAAAGCACAACTCGGGTTGCCCGACATGCGTATACCCATCCAGTTTGCGCTGGCTTACCCGGAAAGGTTGAAATCCGACTTCCCAAGGTTTAACTTTGCAGAATACCCCTCCCTGACTTTCGAAAAACCAGATTTAGAAACCTTCAGGAACCTTCAGCTGTCCTTTGACGCTTTAAAGGAGGGTGGCAATAAGCCATGCGTGCTGAATGCCGCTAATGAAGTGGCAGTGGAGTATTTCCTTAAAGACAAGATTGGTTTTATGGAAATGTCGGATATAGTGGAGAAGTGTTTGGTTAAAATACCCTATATTTCAAGCCCTGATTATCAGGACTATGTTGATACAGATACAGAAACAAGAAACATCGCTTTAGATTTAATAGCTTAATGGAGGCACTTATTATGACCGCCCAGCTTTTGCTGGGACTTTCTATTTTAGTCGGATTACATGAATTCGGCCACTTGCTCACAGCCAAGTTCTTTGGCATGCGGGTCGAAAAATATTCCATAGGATTTCCGCCTAAAATTTTTGGGTTTGACTACCGTGGGACGGAATACTCCATCGGGGCAATTCCGCTCGGAGGTTTTGTGAAAATATCAGGAATGATCGACGAGTCGATGGATACTGAGCACTTAAACAAAGAGCCGGAGCCCTACGAGTTCAGGGCAAAGCCAGCCTGGCAGCGGCTGATCGTGATGATGGGTGGAATCATAGTGAACGTGATAACAGGCATTGTCATTTTCGTGTTGCTGACCTTTTTCAA contains:
- a CDS encoding 1-deoxy-D-xylulose-5-phosphate reductoisomerase, producing MTQERPKKRVAILGSTGSIGVQSLDVIKRHPEAFEVEVLTAQNNADLLIRQALEFIPNAVVIGNETLYQQVADALLPKDIKVFAGLDALSQIVQMDTIDMVLTALVGYSGLKPTMNAIAAGKPIALANKETMVVAGELITKMAQERAVNIFPIDSEHSAIFQCIVGEFHNPIEKIILTASGGPFRGKTRSELLKVTKEMALKHPNWDMGAKITIDSASLMNKGLEVIEARWLFGIPADKIDVVVHPQSIVHSMVQFEDGSIKAQLGLPDMRIPIQFALAYPERLKSDFPRFNFAEYPSLTFEKPDLETFRNLQLSFDALKEGGNKPCVLNAANEVAVEYFLKDKIGFMEMSDIVEKCLVKIPYISSPDYQDYVDTDTETRNIALDLIA